In Pseudoliparis swirei isolate HS2019 ecotype Mariana Trench chromosome 11, NWPU_hadal_v1, whole genome shotgun sequence, a genomic segment contains:
- the LOC130201144 gene encoding ras-related GTP-binding protein D-like isoform X2, with the protein MSPNETLFLESTNKICREDVSSSSFVSFQIWDFPGQIDFFDPTFDYEMIFRGTGALIFVIDSQTSSSCWWLKKRFLLSSRSGAPVWTRCIQSPR; encoded by the exons ATGTCGCCCAACGAGACCCTGTTCCTGGAGAGCACCAACAAGATCTGCAGAGAGGACGTGTCCAGCAGCTCCTTCGTCAGCTTCCAGATCTGGGACTTCCCCGGCCAGATCGACTTCTTCGACCCCACCTTCGACTACGAGATGATCTTCAGGGGCACCGGAGCGCTGATCTTCGTCATCGACTCTCAG acgtccagcagctgttggtggttaaagaagaggttccttttgagcagcaggtctggagctccagtctggaccaggtgcatccagagcccccgctag
- the LOC130201144 gene encoding ras-related GTP-binding protein D-like isoform X1 gives MASERDAGEQDCAAEGYYDDDEDDLEAFSDAEPGCEDGVLGFSDPLNGEVKPRILLMGLRRRSPPSRRWFSIRCRPTRPCSWRAPTRSAERTCPAAPSSASRSGTSPARSTSSTPPSTTR, from the exons ATGGCGAGCGAGAGGGACGCGGGGGAGCAGGACTGCGCGGCGGAGGGATACTacgacgacgacgaggacgacCTGGAGGCGTTTTCAGACGCCGAGCCGGGCTGTGAGGacggag TGTTGGGCTTCAGCGACCCTCTGAACGGAGAGGTCAAACCTCGCATCCTGCTGATGGGCCTGAGGAGGAGAAGTCCTCCATCCAGAAGGTGGTTTTCCATAAGATGTCGCCCAACGAGACCCTGTTCCTGGAGAGCACCAACAAGATCTGCAGAGAGGACGTGTCCAGCAGCTCCTTCGTCAGCTTCCAGATCTGGGACTTCCCCGGCCAGATCGACTTCTTCGACCCCACCTTCGACTACGAGATGA